A DNA window from Primulina tabacum isolate GXHZ01 chromosome 12, ASM2559414v2, whole genome shotgun sequence contains the following coding sequences:
- the LOC142521325 gene encoding uncharacterized protein LOC142521325 has translation MLSPDEKIGRVDHPTWLINGFREVVATCGLTDLPLKGYPFTWARSKGTINAVEERIERALVNNGWTTIFPHGTLSNCTAPISDHSPILLTTENKILSGKRRGFRFKNKWLHEPGLSEVVRESWVNSSSTRLTDKLQYTADNLQRWGRKVSREFQEKIDRCKNKIDSSSLQNRSSVSAASSRTKLGTHCSISTGGDLLETAGESLLA, from the coding sequence ATGTTAAGTCCAGATGAAAAAATAGGAAGGGTAGACCATCCCACTTGGCTTATAAACGGCTTCCGAGAAGTAGTGGCTACATGCGGATTGACTGATCTACCTCTCAAGGGCTATCCTTTCACTTGGGCAAGAAGTAAAGGAACCATTAATGCTGTTGAAGAAAGAATAGAAAGAGCTCTGGTTAATAATGGTTGGACCACGATATTCCCACATGGTACCCTCTCTAACTGTACAGCTCCTATATCAGACCATTCCCCTATTCTTCTTACCACAGAGAATAAAATCCTCAGCGGGAAAAGGAGGGGATTCCGTTTCAAAAACAAGTGGCTGCATGAACCGGGCCTATCTGAGGTGGTTAGAGAAAGTTGGGTGAACTCCTCAAGCACTCGGCTCACTGATAAATTGCAATATACAGCTGATAACTTGCAGAGATGGGGCAGAAAGGTTTCAAGAGAATTCCAGGAAAAAATCGATCGATGCAAGAATAAAATAGATTCATCTTCGCTCCAAAATAGATCAAGCGTCAGTGCAGCGAGCTCTAGAACTAAACTCGGAACTCATTGTTCTATTAGCACAGGAGGTGACCTTTTGGAAACAGCGGGCGAAAGCCTATTGGCTTAA